In one window of Tumebacillus algifaecis DNA:
- a CDS encoding DMT family transporter: protein MNEEKKAKSLLLFVVIIWGLNVVMVKYLSGYFPPLELATYRIGAAALLLGVVVWKMYGFVKLSVKEWLYIAGAALTGIYLHQIALSAGIRTTDASTSSLILGLNPLATSLLAYAIFREPLTVRKIGGVVLGFLGVALVIFGDSWEQTASLSLGTGELLVLVAMVVYVISGMFIKKATQTAPVLVVTGYSHVLATVLLLLTTGTQNAVNGQMADLPSEWLVWGVLLFSGWVATALGAIWWNSGIRLIGAGRTAMFLNGMPMMSLLFSVVLLGETITWVHGIGFLLAFFAIYLGTSQARVNIKRQEEIAKGQPV from the coding sequence GTGAATGAGGAAAAAAAGGCCAAGTCACTATTGTTGTTTGTTGTCATCATTTGGGGCCTGAACGTCGTGATGGTCAAGTACCTATCCGGCTATTTTCCTCCGCTCGAATTGGCCACCTATCGAATTGGGGCGGCCGCATTGTTGCTAGGTGTGGTAGTATGGAAAATGTACGGTTTTGTAAAATTGTCAGTTAAAGAATGGCTGTACATCGCAGGTGCTGCGCTGACCGGGATCTATTTGCATCAGATCGCGCTCAGTGCAGGAATTCGAACGACCGATGCGTCAACCTCTTCGTTGATCTTGGGTCTGAATCCGCTGGCAACTTCGTTGCTCGCCTATGCGATTTTTCGTGAGCCACTGACTGTGCGTAAAATTGGCGGAGTCGTGCTCGGCTTCCTCGGCGTAGCGCTGGTCATTTTCGGTGACTCATGGGAGCAGACCGCTTCCCTTTCCTTGGGAACGGGTGAACTGCTCGTCCTCGTGGCGATGGTGGTCTATGTGATCTCCGGCATGTTCATTAAAAAAGCGACCCAGACAGCGCCCGTGCTCGTTGTGACTGGCTACAGCCATGTGCTTGCGACCGTGCTGTTGCTGTTGACCACCGGTACTCAAAATGCGGTCAACGGACAGATGGCAGACCTGCCATCCGAATGGTTGGTGTGGGGAGTGTTGCTGTTCTCCGGCTGGGTGGCGACGGCACTCGGGGCGATTTGGTGGAACTCGGGCATCCGGCTGATCGGTGCGGGGCGCACTGCGATGTTTTTGAACGGCATGCCGATGATGAGTCTGCTATTTTCTGTCGTGCTGCTCGGTGAGACGATCACCTGGGTGCATGGCATCGGATTTTTGTTAGCGTTTTTTGCGATCTACCTCGGAACATCACAAGCGCGCGTGAA
- a CDS encoding M16 family metallopeptidase, with the protein MRLIRKTVLPNGLKILTERTPYLRGAVAHLRFGIGSGLEPLKLHGIAHVLEHMVFKGTPTLDQVAFGNEIARLGCSTNASTGFESTTYELDGPAETVLKGLDVFAGVIASFHVPAEEFDKEKDVIQEEYKMIQDDPSSWGEDLAYHALLGEFAHPTIGTPDSIDGLTRSMVLQFAKEHYTPDNMIVGVVGNVEHEQVVEVIAKHFGELTRTRVELPDVPLSQISVRHEEEDCEQEQVFLGFRAPEVTRRDLPAFDVAMTILGGDSWSRLFQRLRNELGLVYQVDGSYSGWPHVGSYMIYAGCQPAETDRVIAEIRSELGKLRQGITQDELFRSKAMLKSSLLMSSDQLGNKVHKLIDDELLFGTYRAYEQDIAELDAVTVEEALRLANEVLDPDKMTQVTVGPHQPQS; encoded by the coding sequence GTGAGATTGATTCGGAAGACGGTATTACCGAACGGGCTGAAAATCTTGACGGAGCGCACCCCGTACCTGCGCGGTGCGGTGGCGCATCTGCGCTTTGGGATCGGCTCAGGCCTTGAACCCTTAAAACTCCACGGGATTGCTCACGTCCTTGAGCATATGGTGTTCAAAGGAACGCCAACTCTCGATCAGGTGGCGTTCGGCAACGAAATCGCCAGACTCGGCTGCTCGACCAACGCTTCGACTGGTTTTGAATCGACCACGTATGAGTTGGACGGCCCGGCGGAGACGGTGCTGAAGGGGCTCGACGTGTTTGCGGGGGTCATCGCCTCGTTTCACGTGCCAGCGGAGGAGTTTGACAAGGAAAAAGATGTGATTCAAGAAGAATATAAGATGATTCAGGACGACCCGTCCTCTTGGGGAGAAGACCTTGCCTACCATGCGCTGCTTGGTGAGTTTGCTCATCCCACGATCGGGACGCCCGATTCGATCGATGGCTTGACCCGCAGCATGGTGCTCCAGTTTGCCAAAGAGCACTACACGCCGGACAACATGATCGTCGGCGTGGTCGGAAATGTCGAGCATGAACAAGTGGTCGAAGTGATCGCCAAACATTTTGGCGAGTTGACTCGCACCCGCGTGGAACTGCCCGATGTGCCGCTGTCGCAGATCAGCGTGCGCCATGAGGAGGAGGACTGCGAACAGGAGCAGGTGTTCCTCGGGTTTCGGGCGCCGGAAGTGACGCGCCGTGACCTGCCCGCCTTTGATGTGGCGATGACGATCTTGGGTGGCGACTCGTGGTCGAGATTGTTCCAGCGCCTGCGCAATGAGCTCGGTCTGGTCTACCAAGTGGATGGCAGTTATTCGGGCTGGCCGCATGTCGGCAGCTATATGATCTATGCCGGTTGCCAGCCGGCTGAGACTGACCGCGTGATCGCGGAGATTCGCTCGGAGCTTGGCAAACTGCGTCAAGGCATCACGCAAGATGAGTTGTTCCGCTCCAAAGCGATGCTCAAATCGAGCCTGCTGATGAGCAGTGACCAACTTGGCAACAAAGTACACAAGCTGATCGACGATGAACTGCTGTTCGGCACGTACCGCGCATATGAGCAGGACATCGCAGAGTTAGACGCTGTCACCGTCGAGGAAGCGTTGCGCCTCGCCAATGAGGTGCTCGACCCGGACAAGATGACCCAAGTAACGGTCGGCCCGCATCAACCGCAATCGTAG
- a CDS encoding arsenate reductase family protein, with translation MAESLFLQYPKCSTCRNAKKWLEAQGAEFEDRNIALQPPTKEELRDVLNKSGLDIKKLFNTSGQKYRELGLKDKLKTMSEEEMLDLLSSDGMLVKRPIFVHGGKATVGFKEAEFERVLS, from the coding sequence ATGGCAGAGTCCCTTTTTCTTCAATATCCGAAATGCAGCACCTGCCGCAATGCGAAAAAATGGTTGGAAGCGCAGGGTGCAGAGTTTGAAGACCGCAACATCGCCTTGCAGCCGCCGACCAAAGAGGAATTGCGCGACGTGCTGAACAAGAGCGGTTTGGACATTAAGAAACTGTTTAATACAAGCGGTCAGAAGTACCGCGAATTAGGCTTGAAGGACAAGCTGAAAACGATGAGCGAAGAGGAAATGCTCGACCTGCTGTCATCGGACGGCATGCTGGTCAAACGGCCGATCTTCGTGCATGGCGGGAAAGCGACGGTCGGATTTAAAGAAGCAGAATTTGAGAGAGTGCTCAGTTAG